From the Fusarium musae strain F31 chromosome 11, whole genome shotgun sequence genome, one window contains:
- a CDS encoding hypothetical protein (MEROPS:MER0015691) has product MHFRQLSTIAALAAGVSACQRDLVLGKRHTHRQPLTKRNADWPPVLTEQETLLVNSFDNSSIDKWSDYYGHQNKLAGYGKEAAQWTADRWSESGFDAHLAEYHVFLRYPVSSSLYFTGPNGTTTEVNTKEEVLEEDDVTGWDVLSQQTWLAYSPTGNASAEYVYAGRGSIDDFDRLVELGVEIKGKIALIKYGGLFRGLKVKNAQDHGAIGAIIFTDPGDDGNITVANGYEAYPDGPARNPSSVQKGSTLFLSTRTGDPTTPGYPSKKDSPRADISEVIAKIPALPISYSAAQPLLQALNGHGVTAEKVNRTAWTGGLDADYSSGPAPGVKLALSTVSRDSIEPVHNVIGVINGTNADETIIIGNHRDTWMVGGNGDPNSGSSILIELARAFKKLTDSGWKPKRNIVLASWDAEEWGIIGSTEWVEEHVNWLTDTAVSYLNIDVAVSGPRPNLGASPELHTFATEVLKKVVDPNFGGFNQSLYDAWHAASEGDIEILGSGSDYTAFFHRGISSLDTGSSGGAGDPIWHYHSNYDTYHWMSTFGDPGFHVHTAQGQYLSLLAYHLATDDILPFDTQNYAKELRAYFEDLSEYAESKDADLDLSELDEAIEHFKQSADEVKALENLARERDDDVLKKVVNHKYRDFQRGFISQGGLPDRDFYKHVVNAPGLDTGYAAVTFPGITEGVQYAEDGDFSVAQEWVKKTARGIVVAANILKT; this is encoded by the exons ATGCATTTCCGACAGCTCTCCACAATCGCGGCTTTGGCTGCTGGCGTATCTGCTTGCCAGCGTGATCTCGTTTTGGGCAAGCGACACACGCATCGTCAGCCACTGACCAAGCGCAACGCCGATTGGCCTCCAGTCTTGACGGAGCAAGAGACTCTCCTTGTCAATTCGTTTGACAATTCATCCATTGACAAGTGGTCTGACTACTACGGTCACCAGAACAAGTTGGCCGGCTATGGAAAGGAAGCTGCCCAGTGGACCGCTGATCGTTGGTCCGAAAGCGGGTTTGATGCGCATCTGGCGGAGTACCATGTGTTCCTCCGATATCCAGTCAGTTCATCTCTGTACTTCACCGGCCCCAACGGTACAACCACCGAGGTGAATACCAAGGAGGAGGtgcttgaggaagatgatgttaCAGGCTGGGATGTGCTTTCACAGCAGACCTGGTTGGCATACTCGCCGACTGGAAATGCTTCTGCCGAATATGTCTACGCGGG GCGAGGTTCAATTGACGACTTCGACCGACTAgtcgagcttggtgttgagatcaagggcaagattGCTCTTATCAAATATGGTGGTCTATTCCGCggtctcaaagtcaagaatGCTCAAGACCACGGCGCCATTGGTGCCATTATCTTTACCGACCctggcgatgatggaaacATCACAGTTGCCAACGGGTACGAGGCTTATCCAG ATGGCCCTGCCAGAAATCCCAGCTCTGTCCAAAAGGGCTCAACACTATTCCTGTCTACGCGTACCGGCGATCCCACAACTCCTGGCTACCCCTCCAAGAAGGACTCGCCTCGAGCTGACATCTCTGAGGTTATTGCCAAGATTCCAGCTCTGCCAATTTCTTACTCGGCCGCTCAGCCTCTGCTGCAGGCTCTCAATGGCCATGGTGTTACCGCTGAGAAGGTAAACCGGACTGCTTGGACAGGCGGTCTCGATGCTGATTATAGCTCTGGTCCTGCCCCTGGCGTGAAGCTCGCTCTCAGTACCGTCTCTCGTGATTCTATTGAGCCAGTACACAACGTCATTGGAGTCATCAACGGAACCAATGCCGACGAAACTATCATCATTGGAAACCATAGAGATACATGGATGGTC GGCGGTAACGGAGATCCCAACTCTGGCTCTTCGATCCTCATTGAGCTTGCTCGCGctttcaagaagctcaccgATTCAGGCTGGAAGCCCAAGCGTAATATTGTTCTCGCGTCTTGGGATGCTGAAGAATGGGGCATCATTGGTTCTACTGAGTGGGTTGAAGAGCATGTCAACTGGCTCACCGACACCGCCGTCTCATATCTCAACATCGATGTCGCTGTCAGTGGTCCACGACCCAACCTTGGTGCCTCACCTGAGCTTCACACCTTTGCTACCGAGGTCCTCAAGAAGGTCGTTGATCCCAACTTTGGTGGCTTCAATCAGTCGCTCTATGACGCTTGGCATGCTGCCAGCGAGGGAGACATTGAGATCCTaggctctggctctgattACACTGCTTTCTTCCACCGCGGCATCAGCTCTCTTGATACTGGAAGCAGTGGAGGTGCCGGTGACCCTATCTGGCACTATCACTCCAACTACGACACCTATCACTGGATGTCGACCTTTGGTGACCCCGGATTCCATGTCCACACCGCACAAGGTCAATATCTTTCCCTTCTGGCTTACCACCTGGCTACTGATGACATCCTTCCCTTCGATACTCAGAATTATGCCAAGGAGCTCCGTGCATACTTCGAGGATCTCTCCGAGTATGCCGAGAGCAAGGATGCcgatcttgatctcagcgAGCTTGACGAAGCTATTGAGCACTTCAAGCAGAGTGCCGATGAAGTTAAGGCTCTTGAGAACCTCGCCCGTGAgcgcgatgatgatgttcttAAGAAGGTCGTCAACCACAAGTACCGCGACTTCCAGCGAGGTTTTATTTCTCAAGGTGGTCTGCCCGACCGTGACTTCTACAAGCATGTTGTCAACGCCCCTGGCCTTGATACTGGCTACGCTGCTGTCACCTTCCCTGGTATCACCGAGGGTGTTCAGTATGCTGAGGACGGTGACTTCTCTGTGGCTCAGGAATGGGTCAAGAAGACTGCTCGTGGTATTGTTGTTGCCGCAAACATCTTGAAGACATAG